Below is a window of Pocillopora verrucosa isolate sample1 chromosome 6, ASM3666991v2, whole genome shotgun sequence DNA.
TGAAGGGTCGTCTCACCCAAAATATGTTAATTACGCTAGacagatgttttcaaaagaagacaccCACCACTACAGCtaattcatttcaagtaaagaacaCGCATCGTAATTAAAGGGGCACAAATATGCTTTGATACCTAAAGTAAGATGTACAAAACATGTTCTAAGGTCTCTTCGTTACTTCGCCGCTGTAAGGACTTGGAATTCGCTGCCGGAGATGATACGCGCCATGGCCGgcacaagagaaatttaaaactggattccagacacgcaatttacatctaaattatGAGGTAATCATATTACTTATtagagttttatatcttttatcgtGGAATAAACCCTCCCCCCCGGGGGGCAATGAATTATCGGCCAAGTATCagtgaagtgtcggtcaagtatcggtgaagtaccggtgaagtatcggtcatgtatcggtcaagtatcggtcatgtatcggtcaagcaTCGGTTGTGagtcggtcaagtatcggtcaagtgtcggttaagtatcggtcaagtatcggttaagtgtcggtcaagtatcggtcaagtgtcggtcaagtacCGGTCAtgaatcggtcaagtatcggtcaagtatcggtcgtgtatcggtcaagtatcggtcgtgaatcggtcaagtatcggtcaagtgtcggtcaagtatcggtcaagtgtcggtcatgtatcggtcaagtatcggtcgtgaatcggtcaagtatcggtcatgtatcggtcaagtatcggtcatgtatcggtcaagtatcggtcatgtatcagtcaagtatcggtcaagtatcggtcttgtatcggtcatgtatcggtcatgtatcggtcatgtatcgaTGGTTTAAGACTATATCGGTCGacacatttatcggtcgactatcgaccgaaagtcggtcgactatcgaccgaaagtcggtcgacagtcgaccgatagtcgaccgatatgtcgaccgagtccacctatagtacacatgatccgtaAATTCTACGTGTAAGAAACACAGGCTTAGCCATTTTCTCCATTTGCTGACCATGCTGCCAACCTTTTCCTTGTCAGGGGTGAAAATACCGATAAAAAGAAATATCCTTTTCATAAGTGGTGTGGCCTTGTTGGAGAAATAAGATCTCTTCTGCCACAAGAAGTTCCACTATTGGCCTTGACTGCAACTGCTACAACAGCCACCAGAAAGAAAATCATGGAGCTCTTTAGTTTCAAACAAGGTATTCAAATCATTGTCAGCCCAAATAGGAAGAATGTGAAATTGGTTGTTAAAAGGTAACAAGTGacattgtttgtaatttttcttgGTTGGCTGAGGAGGTTAGCACTAAAGGGGTTGAATGTCCAAGAACTTTGATTTATGTTAGAAATCATCAGACTGGTGGAGAACTTTATAACTTTTTCATTAACACCCTACAAGATAAAGCCTACCGGCCCACAAGTTCCCtgaaaaaatcagcaaataGGATGATTGCAATGTATCACAGTggaacaacattaaaaaaatccaGCAGCATGTCTTATCATCCTTGAAATATCCACATGGCAGTGTTCGAATCATCATTGCAACCAGTGCTCTTGGTCGGGTTATTAATTATGGTCCTCCAAACAATATTGACGCATATGTGCAGGCATTTGGCAGAGTAGGTAGGGTTTCTCTTTCATGGTCGTCAACTTCAACTCTGTGAACCAGAGATGCTGAATTTTGTTAAGCATACAACTTGTCAAAGGGAAAACATTCTAGCTTCTTTTGATGACACTGGTGAAAACAGTGAAGTGATTCCAAAACACTTATGTTGTGACATTTGTGAAAATGACTGTTAGTGTGGAGAGACAGAATGTCAAGGGAACACAGAAAGCATGACTTTCCTGATTTCCAAGGTAACAGAACTAACATCAAACCTACAAGTATGAGATGTAACAGAAAGTGAGAAAGAAAAACCTAGAAACCTGCTAAAGGAATGCCAGGATGAAATGAGACAGGAATTTCAACAGCCAAATCTTCACTGCCTGTATTCTAGTGTTGACAAACTCACTTGTTTCTCAGACTGTCTTTTAAATAATTGATCATTGAGATAAACTTAATTCTGTGGAAAGTATTTTAGAGACACTTTCTGTATGGAATGCTGACCATGCCATCAAGGTTTTTGATTGTCTCAAAAAAGTATTTGAAGATCTACAATAATTATTGCTAGATGAGTAAGATTTTACTTTAAGATATAGGAAATTTTAAGTTTACACATGTAGTTTTAGTTATTGTAGGATtagtcattaaaaatatttgcagaCAAAGATAGTTACTTTAAAACATGTATTAATCTCTCAGGAGTTTCAGGACATTTCTGTATGATGTAAGATGTTTTCTAGGCATTACATGCATATGCTTCAAAAGCATATAACTTTTTCTAActtggtggctcctaaaggagccatTTGTACAAAGTTGACTGTACTCATAGATTTGGTCTTTAAATTGCAGCAGCAGCACCTGGGCATGTTGCACATCATTTGAATGTATCTCCTTAACCATTTCCGGCAAACTACCTCCAGCTTCCCCACTGAGTTTCCTTAGTAAGTGCTGGGCACCAGGTCAAGGTCCCTTTTTAAAGTAGTTCAATCCTGGTATGGATTGACCCAGGTTTTCTTATGTTTGTTTATCCAGATACTAAGATCCTTAAAATCTAGAGCTGAAATTGGGTCTTTAGGAGGTGTTCCTATTCCCTGGTGTGTTCTCCCTGGAATTTCCTTCAAAGCATTCACTTGCTGCAAAGTTGTATCAACCTCAAAAATGTCTTTATCCTTTCTCCTCTTGTGTTTAGGAGGCTGCATCTGCAAATCAATTCCATGgtcaaaattacaaatagttTCTTTGACTGGATTTGATGCTCTGCTATAGATTTGGGCAGAACTGAAATTTAAGTTGGCTCCATGTGCACACATAAGctcttttgtttccttgataTTGTGTTCCATCACTTGATTGCTAGATTTCTCCCTATCCCACCCTTCAGGTTAATGGTGCAATTCCATCAAAGGGAATGAGCTTCTCTGGGTGTCAGCAGTGCATTGAGTTGGGCATGTAGATGTATGGCAGCTAAGGCATACTTCATCCTCCCACACACTTTAAACATCAGCATCAGGAACTTCCAAATGTGCTCCGTTCTTCTACCATCTCCTTCTTTTTTACTGAATCCCTGAAGTCTCTTAGAAGAAGTCCTGTCTTAAGGATGTTGTGGGAGTAGTTGAATATGCTATTCTCCTTTCTTGGATTTGGTGGGCTCCTGTCTGGACTTTGTTCTTGAATTCTGATTCTATGAACATTGAATTCACGGTTATCACACCTCTTTTCCTGGATATATACTTGTTGCATACCTGCATGTTAGATACCTGCATTTGTACCTTGGCTGACACTGGTCATCCTGACTCTGTATTGCATCTTCTAACAGCAATTCTTCTGGCTGAACATGTAGGAGTACAAACTTGTCTACCATTTCTCCTACATTCTCAAACAGGGAAGAGCCCTCTGGACCTGTGGCATTTTTGGAAGGAGTTCCATCTCGAGTTGTCATTCCAAAATACTTGATGGCAGCATAATCCACATACCCATCTAGAACTGTACTGAAGAATGACTCGCATCCATGATAAGATTTGTTCACCATCAACATCTTTTCTAGATCTGTTCAATCGGCATTTAAGATGAAACAAGGTGCCTGGGTCTCCTACATTATCTGACTTGTACATATAATCAAAAATCAtctaaaaatgacaaaaaaattatttacattttagaATTACATGTTTGTTGCTTGTGACCAGAATTATTTCAGAATCTGTAAAGCATGATAAGCAAACAGCACCAAGTCTATAGGTTGGGTCGCAGAAATTTGATTTGCAgcagcaaaataatttttatgacTGTTTACAGCTGGCTAGTTcagaagtgaatagcaagtactatttACTCAGCAGCCCACGAGACAAAATCATATGTCAAGAGTTtcatttctgaccatttttcaGTATAGAGAAATAAACCTATTTTATTGGTATCTTTGTGGTACATACTAAAACAATTTACTGGATATTTACTGAGCCGCATCGTGGCctagtaaatatccaccactattcacctccactttggttattattttaatatgttGCCTAATTGTAGCTCTTGCAGAAATTAATATCTCTGCAAGTTTTTCACCAGGATTTAATAATAATGCTGGCAAAGGTTACTGCAATAAAAACCAACCTGGAGCACATTCATTTCACAATGAAAGTCTTCATGCTTCAAGATAAGTCCTTCAAGCCTTCAAAAGGGGTGTCTGAGTCAGAAACTGCTGCAGTGGCACTAATACCACATTCAACTGTTAAATGGTCACCACCAAATGTGACTTTGTGGAGGATCTTGTATTGTTCTCTTTGATCTTTGGCACATACTCCATGTTGCAGTGCTGTAAGATTTCAAGCATTTCATGGCTTTTGTTCTCATTCTTATCAAGAAGGCCAAGGTGCATCTGTTGAGCAATAAAAAAACTGATTGGTAAATACATTTAAACAGTGTATAGCAAAACCAGAAGGCAATAATGAGAAACGATACTAgaattatttgattgtttcatagttaaaatgtaacttttaatATGTATTTTAACATCAAGAACATTGATAGTCTTAAATTATTACTCCTAAACAGTGACTGATAGAATCATGTAATGCAGCAACTCCCTTTAATTGTTGTGGATCAACAAGTACAGTGGACCTCTAGCAGTTTTGATAATTTCATTTATAGATGAGCTTGTTTGTAACTAATATCCTAATGACTTACTAATGGAGTTTCTTTTCTCATCTCTTTGCTGAATTGGTGAGGGATATGACCTGGAACaagtcttgaaattttttaaagtagtTGCAATGTTAAACCAGAATCCGCAACACCAAAATAATGTAGTCTGCatgtaaatttgaatgtttCTCGAGTGAGGGAAGGAAACTTGAATTAGGTAAATCCAGGACAGGTCTTATTGGCTTACTATCAACCAAATGCCAGCAGCTAACTCTGTTCCTGTAACAGAGCACATTAAACCATTTAATCCATAATCAATGGGCAAATCACTGCTGCTGTCTGAAGTTATCTCCAGGTTTTCTATCATGACTGTTTCCTCCTTCTTCCACCTCAGATAATGATATTTCTGATGAATCACTGCAGCTATCAGTGTACTCAGGTACTGATGAAGCACTGC
It encodes the following:
- the LOC136281884 gene encoding LOW QUALITY PROTEIN: probable ATP-dependent DNA helicase RecS (The sequence of the model RefSeq protein was modified relative to this genomic sequence to represent the inferred CDS: deleted 2 bases in 1 codon), giving the protein MRGENTDKKKYPFHKWCGLVGEIRSLLPQEVPLLALTATATTATRKKIMELFSFKQGIQIIVSPNRKNVKLVVKRNHQTGGELYNFFINTLQDKAYRPTSSLKKSANRMIAMYHSNNIKKIQQHVLSSLKYPHGSVRIIIATSALGRVINYGPPNNIDAYVQAFGRVGRVSLSWSSTSTL